The genomic segment ACAACTCCCATTCCCAAAACAAAAAAAAGAGATGCTTCTAAAAATTGAGAAGCTTTCCTTGTTTCTTCCATATAGTGCCATGGCATTATATGATCTTCTGCTATAATTATTTTTTCTCCGATGTCATTTATTCCGTAGTGGAAAACTTTCCAAGGCCATATTTCATTTAATGATCCTAATGTAAATCCCGATAAAAAAGAAAGGGCTTTGTTATGAAATTTATCTAGTACCCAAGTAATTAATCGGGATGATAAGAAAAGTCCTGAGATAATTCCGAGAACAAACACTATCAGAATAAAAAAATTCCATTCTGATAGGGCTTGGAGAATGTATTGGTATTGATTAAGGATAACTAACACAAATCCCCCTGAAATTCCTGGAAGCATCATTGCTATAATTCCTAAAAAACCTGCAATAAATACGATCCATGCATCGTTGGGGGCTTGTATAGGAGATAAGATGGTGGTAATGTATGCTAAAATAATACCCACAATAAAGTACAATACTATTTCCACACCCCATTTATGTATATCTATGAAAACAATAATGGAGGAAAGACCTACTACTCCTAAAAAAAATGACATCGTATAAATAGGATAGGTAGTAAGTATAAACACAGCTACATCTGCCAAAGCTATTACGCTGGTAAGCAAGCCCGAGAGAAAGAGAAGTAAAAAAGTTCCATTTATTCGTTCCCATCCTTTTTTTATTTGGAAGGATGTAAATAATTTTATAGTTTGTAAATCAAACGATCGTATGCAATAAAGCATATCTTCATATACCCCTGTTATAAATGCAAGTGTCCCTCCAGATATTCCTGGTATAATAGTGGCTATTCCTACTGCTATGCCTTTCAAATACAGAACGAAGTATAGTTTATTTGTTTGTAATATATTTTTTAAGATCATTGTTATAGGTATGTTTTATGAATTGTATGATTTTTTTATGTATTTAAAAAGAAAGAAAAGGTATCGCTTCTTATACCTAGTCGGATTGTTTCTAAGGGAATAACTTCTGACGGAGCAATATTACCAAGGTTGACATTGGCACCTAATAGCTTTATAAACCAAACCTGCTGCATCTTTTGAGGGGCTTCCCATATAATTTTTTCCATATCTATTTTTGTTAATATCTCTTCTACTAAACCTTGACGAACCTCTCCCGAATCTCTGAAAATACCGACGTTACCTGCTTCTCTCGCTTCTCCTATTACTTTTGAAGAACCTGCATCTAATTCATTTTGCATTTGGATAATCCACTTATAAGGGGGGATTATTTTTAATGCATCTTTGGAGCCGACTTCAGAAAACACTCGAAAATTTTTAGCAAGGTCTGAAATATACCTACATTTTTCTTCATGGGGCATATCTAAAGAGCCATCGGACACTTCCACGTACTCTAATTTATACTTATCCAATACTTTTTTATAATATTCATATTGATTTCTTACTACAAACGCTTCAAAGAGTGTACCTCCAAAATATACAGGGATTCCCGCCGATGTATATACTCGTATTTTCTCCTCCAATTTTGGATATAGGTAAGATGTAGCCCAACCTAACTTAATTATATCTATATATTCTCCACTTGTCTCCACTAATCCCTCTGCGTCTCTTATACTTAGCCCCTTATCCATCACCATAGTGTAACCAACATTTCTTGGCTTCTCTGTTCGCAGTGGAAGATTGTCTAAATGATAATTCTGTACCATATTTTTGTGTGTATGTTTAACGTATTGTTTATTACCAAATAATATATAAGCCACAATATATATTATTTTCATTGTATATTCTTTTTTATTGACAAAAGCACTCTCGTTTGCTCTAAAAATATATTTTTTTCTATGAATAGAGATGACAATTTCTGCCGTGGTTTATAAAGTGTATGGTGTAGTGTCTGCAAGAAAACCCTTACTTTTTAAATTTTAGTCAAATTATTTGGAGTGTTTTTTTTATTAATAATAAATTGAATCCTTTTACTACTGAAGGTTTTAATGATTTTTTGCAGATACTATTTACAATGTTTTTAAAAAAGTATTCTAATTTTCTGTTCCTTCTGTTCCTTCTGTTNNNNNNNNNNNNNNNNNNNNNNNNNNNNNNNNNNNNNNNNNNNNNNNNNNNNNNNNNNNNNNNNNNNNNNNNNNNNNNNNNNNNNNNNNNNNNNNNNNNNTTCTGTTCCTTCTGTTCCTTCTGTTTCTTCTGTTTGTGGTTCTTTTTCTTTTATTTCTTCCTCTACGGTAAAACTAACGGTGAGTTTTTTTTGTTTTGGAAAGTATTTTTTTTGGAATGTTTCTATAACATTTTGAGTAAATTCCCAATCTCCCAACTGAAGAGCAAATACTTGGGATGATTTTCTCGTTATTTTAGATTCTTCTCGAATGGTTTTGTTAAATTCTGCGTTATTAGAGAGAATGAATATTTTATTTTGTGTGTATAGAAAGTGAAACCATACCTCTTCTGTTATATAAATAAAAACACTCACAAATGTTTCACTCTTGTCGGGTATTATTTCCACAAATCCTTTTGTATGTATATTTATATCCGTGTTTCCTATGTTTGCTAATCCGATGGAAGCAAGGGGATTATACCACGTACCTTTTTGTCTATCCCATTTCATCTGTATTTTAGAAAGAACTATAGGTTTGAGAAAAGCAGGAGATATGGATAGAGGGGAAATATAGTCCTCTCCTTCTAGTTTTTTGAGTAGAGATTGGGATTCGGATTCGGGTAAAAAGTGAGCAATGTTTGGAAGGATGTGTTCGGTAAAGTAATCATTTGATTCTATAACAGAATGTGAATGATCGGTATTATCAACATTATGAATTATTTCTTCAGCAATGAGAGGAAGGGATTTTGGAGATGTAAAAAAGTTAAAAACTAAGAAGCCAGTAAAATTCATGGTAGAAGAATCTATTTTATAATTTCCTTCTCCTGCTGCGGTTATGTTAAAAAACTCTGCCTGTGGTTCTATAAAACGAAAGGCACCTTGGAATTGCATTTGTTTTTCTCGATCATCGTAAGTAAATCTTTCTTTTTGTAAGAATTGATTA from the Chitinophagaceae bacterium genome contains:
- a CDS encoding phosphosulfolactate synthase, whose product is MKIIYIVAYILFGNKQYVKHTHKNMVQNYHLDNLPLRTEKPRNVGYTMVMDKGLSIRDAEGLVETSGEYIDIIKLGWATSYLYPKLEEKIRVYTSAGIPVYFGGTLFEAFVVRNQYEYYKKVLDKYKLEYVEVSDGSLDMPHEEKCRYISDLAKNFRVFSEVGSKDALKIIPPYKWIIQMQNELDAGSSKVIGEAREAGNVGIFRDSGEVRQGLVEEILTKIDMEKIIWEAPQKMQQVWFIKLLGANVNLGNIAPSEVIPLETIRLGIRSDTFSFFLNT
- a CDS encoding DUF368 domain-containing protein; the protein is MILKNILQTNKLYFVLYLKGIAVGIATIIPGISGGTLAFITGVYEDMLYCIRSFDLQTIKLFTSFQIKKGWERINGTFLLLFLSGLLTSVIALADVAVFILTTYPIYTMSFFLGVVGLSSIIVFIDIHKWGVEIVLYFIVGIILAYITTILSPIQAPNDAWIVFIAGFLGIIAMMLPGISGGFVLVILNQYQYILQALSEWNFFILIVFVLGIISGLFLSSRLITWVLDKFHNKALSFLSGFTLGSLNEIWPWKVFHYGINDIGEKIIIAEDHIMPWHYMEETRKASQFLEASLFFVLGMGVVIILGKIVKQMKK